In the genome of Flavobacterium panacagri, one region contains:
- a CDS encoding glycoside hydrolase family 43 protein: MKIKYVAFACLVLTKMGSVYAQKNTETLSKVWVSDLGNGNYKNPIIYADYSDPDVCRVGKDYFMTASSFNCIPGLPILHSNDLVNWKLVNYALSKQPPVETYDKIQHGNGVWAPCIRFHKEEYYIFYPDPDFGIYMTKTKNPYGKWSEPVLIKAAKGIIDPAPFWDEDGKAYLGYALAGSRAGTKSVLMLCTIDPLSCMANDDEVLLFDGHKNHTTVEGPKFYKRNGYYYVFAPAGGVATGWQLILRSKSIYGPYEEKVVLEQGKTVVNGPHQGAWVDTVTGEDWFIHFQDQGAYGRVVHLNPMSWKNDWPVMGVDNDKNGIGEPVLTFKKPNVNGQYPLATPPDSDEFNEPVQGFQWQWHANKQLVWGYPSAGMGYFRLNCIPKPADFKSLWQVPNILAQKFPAEEFMATSKITFTPNFDNEQFGLVVMGRSYSSLTVKQINGQLKLMQLSASKADKGAVETATEIAALSNNTFYFRVTVQKGGKCQFYYSLDDKKYIKAGSEFIASEGTWIGSKVGFVALREGTINNAGYADVDWFRVSKIEK; the protein is encoded by the coding sequence ATGAAAATAAAATATGTGGCATTTGCTTGTTTAGTCCTAACAAAAATGGGTAGTGTTTATGCACAAAAAAATACAGAAACGCTTTCTAAGGTTTGGGTATCCGACTTAGGAAACGGAAATTATAAAAATCCAATTATCTACGCCGATTATTCCGATCCCGATGTTTGCCGTGTTGGAAAAGATTATTTTATGACAGCTTCGTCATTTAATTGTATTCCAGGACTTCCAATTCTGCATTCTAATGATTTGGTCAATTGGAAATTAGTGAATTATGCGTTGTCAAAACAGCCTCCTGTAGAAACCTATGATAAAATACAGCATGGAAATGGGGTCTGGGCGCCTTGCATTCGTTTTCATAAGGAGGAATATTATATTTTTTATCCAGATCCAGATTTCGGAATCTATATGACGAAAACCAAAAATCCCTATGGTAAATGGTCAGAACCTGTTTTGATTAAAGCAGCGAAAGGTATTATAGATCCCGCTCCTTTTTGGGATGAAGATGGGAAGGCTTATCTAGGATATGCGTTGGCGGGAAGCCGTGCTGGAACTAAAAGTGTTTTAATGCTTTGTACCATAGATCCTTTAAGCTGTATGGCTAATGATGATGAGGTGCTTTTGTTTGATGGTCATAAAAATCATACGACTGTTGAAGGACCTAAGTTTTATAAACGCAATGGTTATTATTATGTTTTTGCTCCGGCAGGTGGTGTGGCAACAGGCTGGCAGTTAATCCTGAGATCAAAATCTATATATGGGCCTTATGAAGAAAAGGTTGTTTTGGAGCAAGGAAAAACAGTTGTAAATGGTCCGCATCAGGGAGCCTGGGTTGATACAGTAACAGGAGAAGACTGGTTTATACATTTCCAGGATCAGGGTGCTTATGGCCGTGTGGTACATTTAAATCCAATGTCTTGGAAAAATGACTGGCCGGTTATGGGAGTAGATAATGATAAAAATGGTATTGGAGAACCTGTATTGACTTTTAAAAAACCTAACGTAAATGGACAATATCCTTTAGCAACACCTCCAGATTCAGATGAATTTAATGAACCTGTGCAAGGATTTCAGTGGCAGTGGCATGCAAATAAACAGTTGGTTTGGGGTTATCCTTCAGCTGGTATGGGCTATTTCCGTTTGAATTGTATTCCAAAGCCAGCGGATTTTAAAAGTTTGTGGCAGGTGCCTAACATATTGGCGCAAAAATTTCCTGCTGAAGAGTTTATGGCAACTTCTAAAATAACATTTACGCCCAATTTTGACAATGAACAATTTGGATTGGTTGTGATGGGAAGAAGTTATAGCAGTTTAACCGTTAAACAAATTAATGGTCAATTAAAATTAATGCAGTTATCTGCCTCTAAAGCCGATAAAGGAGCTGTAGAAACTGCAACTGAAATTGCAGCACTTTCTAATAATACTTTTTATTTCAGAGTGACGGTTCAAAAAGGAGGCAAGTGCCAGTTTTATTACAGTTTAGATGATAAAAAGTATATAAAAGCGGGTTCTGAATTTATTGCTTCAGAAGGAACTTGGATAGGTTCAAAAGTTGGTTTTGTAGCTCTAAGAGAAGGAACAATAAATAATGCTGGTTATGCCGATGTGGACTGGTTTAGAGTCTCTAAAATTGAAAAATAA